ctgagggagtgctgcactgtcagagggtcagtactgagggagtgctgcactgtcagagggtcagtactgagggagtgccgcactgtcagagggtcagtactgaaggagtgctgcactgtcagagggtcagtactgagggatcgctgcactttcgagggtcagtactgagggatcgctgcactttcgagggtcagtactgaatgagtgctgccctgtgagagggtcagtactgagggaatgctgcactgtcagagggttggtcctgagggagtgctgcactgtcagagggtcagtactgagggagtgccgcactgtcagagggtcagtactgagggagtgctgcactgtcagagggtcagtactgagggagtgccgcactgtcagagggtcagtactgagggagcgctgcactgtcagagggtcagtactgaggcagtgctgcactgtcagagggtcagtactgagggagtgccgcactgtcaaagggtcagtactgagggagagctccactgccagagggtcagtactgagggagcactgcactgtcagagggtcagtactgagggagtgctgcactgtcagagggtcagtactgagggaatgctgcactgtcagagggtcagtactgagggagagctgcactgtcagagggtcagtactgagggagtgctgcactgtcagagggtcagtactgagggatcgctgcactttcgaggctccgtaatgagggagtgctgcactgtgagagggtcagtactgagggagtgctgcactgtcagagggtcagtactgagggagcgctgcactgtcagagggtcagtactgagggagtgctgcactgtcagagggtcagtactgagggagagctgcactgtcgagcCCTGCTGAAAGAAGAGAAGGCAAGTTCTTTGCAATGTCATGGCCAATATTTAACTCTCAACCCACACTTAAAACAAACAAACTGGTCAGTTTGATCGGTGaggtttgtgggatcctgctgatgCAGAATATTTACCTGCGTAACAGTAATTGCCTTTGGCTCATTGCAGTCAGCTGACCGGTTTAAAATGGAGGGACATAGGTTTGTCTATGTTGGAAATGTTCCCTTCTCTGTGACACCTCGGCATATATTGTGCAGTTACTGGGAAATACAGCGATAGATTTTGACGGTGCTCCAGTCTGTAACCTGTGAATGATGCAGTCACTCTTTCTCTTGCAGACCGTACCACAGGAAATGTCCCACTCGGAATGGCTATCGTGAGTTCAGCCAATCGGCGTGCTCAGCAAGACTGTCTGCTCAATCCTCCGGACAGCATCGCAAGGGACGAAGGTTTGGGACTGCCGCTGTGCACCAAACAGTGCGTCGCAATGGCAATGGCCAGCCATATTCCAGCAATGAATACGGAACAGAGGGTTTGTCCCGGTGGAGCGATCAGCCTGCGGCCTCACGGTGGAGCGGTCAGTCCGGGGCCTCACGGTGGAGCGGTCAGTCCGGGGCCTCACGGTGGAGCGGTCAGTCCGGGGCCTCACGGTGGAGCGGTCAGTCCGGGGCCTCACGGTGGAGCGGTCAGTCCGGGGCCTCACGGTGGAGCGGTCAGTCCGGGGCCTCACGGTGGAGCGGTCAGTCCGGGGCCTCACGGTGGAGCGGTCAGTCCGGGGCCTCACGGTGGAGCGGTCAGTCCGGGGCCTCACGGTGGAGCGGTCAGTCCGGGGCCTCACGGTGGAGCGGTCAGTCCGGGGCCTCACGGTGGAGCGGTCAGTCCGGGGCCTCACGGCGGAGCGGTCAGCCCGAGGCGTCACAGTGGAGCGGTCAGCCCGAGGCGTCACAGTGGAGCGGTCAGTCCGAGGCGTCACAGTGGAGCGGTCAGTCCGGGGCCTCACAGTGGAGCGGTCAGTCCGGGGCCTCACAGTGGAGCGGTCAGCCCGAGGCGTCACAGTGGAGCGGTCAGCCCGAGGCGTCACATTGGAGCGGTCAGCCCGAGACGTCACAGTGGAGCGGTCAGCCCGAGGCGTCACAGTGGAGCGGTCAGCCCGAGGCGTCACAGTGGAGCGGTCAGTCCGAGGCGTCACAGTGGAGCGGTCAGCCCGAGGCGTCACAGTGGAGCGGTCAGTCCCAATCCTCCTGGCAGAGTTATCAGCCACCACAAGCTGGACGGGGCAGAAGGGGCTGGAATGCAAACTCTGGCAGTCAGGGCGGACTCAATGCACATCGACAATGGGACAATTGAAGTGTAAACGGGAAAGATAGTAGTCCTTTAATTTGCTGATGTGTGAACAGATTTCACAATGCTTTATTTTATAAATACTGATAGATTCTAAAATCCAGTTCACCATGAACCTGCGCAGCTAACTGGGAGCTGGGGTCTCCGAGCAATGTTTCTCAGGGCTTGTATCTCATCTGTCAATGCCAAGCACTGTTTCACCTTGCGTATCAGGCTCTTAGCTCATTGCCTGACACCACATCACAATGAGCGAGTCCGTTACATTTTATATTCCCGTTCTGAGGTTGATGCACAACCTGACGGGCGGTTTTCACCAAGCCTGTCGGGAGAAAAATCTTAAATATTAtgttacggtggcgcagtggttagcactgctgcctcacggcgctgaggacccaggttcgatcccggccccgggtcactgtccgtgtggagtttgcacattctccccgtgcctgcgtgggtctcacctccacacaacccaaagatgtgcagggtaggtggattggccacgctaaattgccccttaatcggctactctaaatttgttttttaaaaaaaagatatatttGAAGCTGGATTTCATTTTAAATTGTTCCTTTTAAATTATTTAATTCCCATCCCGTTCAGCCACCTTTGAACCGTCCTCTGCCTGAAGCCACTGACCCCGGCTAGTTGTGGGTGGAATGTGGCAGGGGGAAATGGGCCAGAGCCCCCAGTTCCCGATCGCTGGGCTCTGgtgccattgcggaggtcaggcttGGCTCCGTGCGTTGCCCGTGCAGTGTGCCAGCCTGCCGACTCTGTCTTGTCTCATGGGGACTGCACTCGGCCAGTGCCACCGTCCTGTCCTTATTCTCTGCCCGTCAGTTATCTAAACCAAAAGTGGCCTCTTGTTGCACCAGCTTCTCCCAGGCCTCTCCGCATTCACACGAGGCACAGTTcgggccttttttttttaaacaaacaaattGTCTTAaaaatgttctttttaaaaaatgtttcaggATTGTTTTATCTTCACACGCTGCACTGTGCAAAATCTTAATTCAGAAATAAAGGAGTTTCCTAGTCCGCTGGCTGCAATTTTCTCACCCGAAGCATCATGGACATGAGGGGTTCATTTTGAATTCTTGCTGCTTCCGGCACGCTCCGGATATGCTTTGGTTAAACTCACTCAGCGAATCTTGCAGATTGACAGAGGGATAGGAAGCAAGGAGTCGAGGatgaggcagagaaatggcaaatggagtttaatccggacaaatgtgggtaATGCATTTAGGTAGGTCTAACATCGTTGAACTATATCgaaaatggcaaaactctgaggaatatagaaagccagagagatctgggcggcaggtccacagatctttgaaggtggcaacacaagtggacaaggttgtcaagaaagcacacggaatgctcgccttcattggacggggcatagagtataaaaactggcaagtcgtgctgcagttgtgtagaaccttggtaaggccgcacttggaatattgcgcacaattctggtcgccacactaccagaaggatgtggaggctttggagagggtgcagaggtttaccaggatgttgcctggtctggagcgtgTGAGCTATGTGGAgaggaatagactcggactgttttcattagaatgacggaggctgaggggtgacctgatagaggtctgcaagattatgaggggcatggatagagtggatgggcaggcactctttcccagggtggaggggtcactcACCAGGGGGTGTAGGTTTAAGGtcggtggggcaaagtttagaggagatgtgcgaggcaggttttttacgcagagggtggtgagtgcctggaacgcgttgccaggggaggctgtggaagcagatacattaacggtgttcaaaaggcatcttgacaaacacatggatagtacgggtatagagggacacggcacaaggaagtgctgagggttttggccaagggtggtatcatggtcggcgcaggcttggagggccaaagggcttgttccaGTGCTGTATTTTTTGTGTCACTTGTGTCAGATCACTTTGTGGGTCTctgtctctctagatcactgtgtgggtctctctctctctctagatcactgtgtgggtctctgtctctagatcactgtgtgggtctctctccctagatcactgtgtgagtgtctctctctctagatcactgcgtgtgtctctctctctagatcactgtgtgggtctctctctctctttagatcactgtgtgggtctctctctctagatcactgtgtggtactctctctctctagatcactgtgtggttctctctctcactaGATCACCGTGTGGGACTCTctgtctctagatcactgtgtgggactctctctctagatcactgtgtgggtctcgctCTCtcaagatcactgtgtgggtctttcGCACTCCAGATCACTGTGTGGgtgtctctctagatcactgtgtgggtctctctctctctagattgctctgtgggtctctctctctatatcactgtatgggtctctctctctatctagatcactgtgtgggtctctctctctctctctagatcactgtgtgcgtctctctctagatcactctgtgggtctctctctagatcactctgtgggtctctctctagaccactgtgtgggtctctctctccctagatcactgtgtgggtctctctctagatcactgtgtgggtcactctctagatcactgtgtgggtgtctctctagatcactgtgtgggtctctctctctagatcgatgcgtgggtctctctctagatccctgtgtgggtctctctctctccagatcattGTGAGGGACTCTCTTTCCCTAGATCACgctgtgggtctctctctagatcactgtgtgggtctctctctctcttgatcactgtgtagatctctctctctcttggtcattgcgtgggtctctccctctagatcactgtgtgggtctctctctgtctagatcactgtgtgggtctctctctatcgatccttgtgtgggtctctctctagatcactgtgtgggtctcaatctctctagatcactgtgtgggtctcactctctctagatcactgtgtgggtctctctctctctagatcactgtgtgggtctctctctagatcactctgtgtgtctcgctgtctctagatcactgtgtgagtctctctctctcactagatCAGTGTGGATCTCCCTCTCCCTCAAGATCACTCTGTGGGTCTCTCTCAAGATCACTGTCTGCGTCTCGccttctagatcactgtgtgggacttTCTCTCTCCTGATCACTGTGTGGGtagctctctctctagatcactgtgtgggtctctctctttctagatcactgtgtgggtctctctagatcactgtatgggtctctctctctctagatcactgtgtgggtctctctctctctctagatcattgTGTGGGTCTTTCTCCCTAGATCACTGTGTTGgtctctctccagatcactgtgtgcgtctctccctcgagatcactgtgtgggtctttctctctctagatcactgtgtgggtctctctctagacccctgtgtgggtctctctctctctagatcactatgtgggtcactctctctctagatGACTGgctgggtctctctctagatcactgtgtgggtctttctctctctctctcgatcactgcGTTTGTCTCTCTcttgatcactgtgtgggtctctctgtgtctagatcgctgtgtgggtctctctctccccagatcactgtgtgggtatctctctctctcttcagatcactgtgtgggtgtctctctctccagatcactgtgtgggtctctctttctcttgatcactgtgtgggtctctgtctCTCCCTAGATCACTGGGTGGGTCTgtctctctccagatcactgtgtGGGATTCTCCCTTgatcactgtgagactctctctagatcactgtgtgggtcactctctctagatcactgtgtgggtctctctctctagatcactgtgtggttctctgtctctctagatcactgtgtgggtctctctttctctagatcactgtgtgggtctctgtctCTCCGCGTATCACTGGgtgggtctgtctgtctctctagatcactgtgttggtctctccctagatcactgtgtgagtctctctccagaTCACTCGGTGGGTCTctgtctctagatcactgtgtgggtctcgctctctctagatcactgtgggtcactctctctctctgtagatcactgtgtgggtctttctctctctctctggaccactgtgtgtgtctctctcttgatcactgtgtgggtctctatctctagatcactgtgtgggtctctatctctagatcactgtgtgggtctctctctctcgagatccctgtgtgggtctctctctctagatcactgtgtgggtctctctctctcgagatccctgtgtgggtctctctctctagatcactgtgtgggtctctctatctagatcactgtgtgggtctctctctagatgaCTGTGTGGGACTCTATCTAGATCACTTcgtgggtctctctgtctctctagatcactgcttgggtctctctctctctctctagatcactgtgtgggtctctctctctctagaccagtgtgtgggactctctctctagatcactgtgtgggtctccctctctagatcactgtgcgggactctctctccagatcactgtgtgggtctctctctctccctagatcactgtgtgggtctctctctctctctctctctctctctctagatcactgtgtgggtctctgtctctagatcactgtgtgggtctctctctctagatcactgtgtgagtgtctctctctctagatcactgcgtgggtctctctctctagatcactgtgtgggtctctctctctctagatcactgtgtgggtctctctctctagatcaccgtGTGgtactctctctctagatcactgtgtggttctctctctcactaGATCACCGTGTGAGACTCTctgtctctagatcactgtgtgggactctctctctagatcactgtgtgggtctctctctctcgatcactgtgtgggtcactctctctctctctctcgatcaatgtgagggtcattctctctctctatatcactgggtgggtctctctctagatcaatgtgtgggtctctctctagatcaatgtgtggttctctctctctctctggatcactgtgtgggtctctctctggatcactgtgtgggtctctctctagatcactgtgtgggtctctctctctctctagatcactgtgtgggtctctctccagatcactgtgtgcgtctctccctctagatcactgtgtgggtctctctctctctcgatcacaatGTGGGCGTCGCTCTCTCTCTAAATTACTGTGTGGTTCTCTCTCTAGattactgtgtgggtctctctctctagatcactgtgtgggtctctctctctctctctctagatcactgtgtgggtctctctctccagatcactgtgtgggtctctctctctagatcactatatGGGTCtccctctctagatcactgtgtggatcTCCCTCTCTAGATCAATTTgtgggtatctctctctctctagatcactgtgtgggtctctctctctctaggtcactgtgggggtctctctctctctagatcactgtgtgggtctctctctaccTAGataactgtgtgggtctctctatctagatcactgtgtgggtctttctctctagatcactgtgtgggtctctctctctttctagatcactgtgtgggtctctctctctagatcactgtgtgggtctctctctctagatcactgtgtgggtctctctctctagatcactgtgtgggtctatctctctagatcactgtgtgggtctctctctctctagatcacggtctgggtctctctctctagatcactgtgtgggtctctctctctttctagatcactgcgtgggtctctctctctggctcactgtgtGGGTATCTCTCTATCTACATAActgtgtggttctctctctctctagatcaccgtgtgggtctctctctagatcactgtgtgcgtctctttctctagatcactgtgtgggtctcactctctctagatcactgcgtGGGTCTctgtctagatcactgtgtggctctctctctctctcgatcactgtgtggctctctctctctctagatcacggtGTGGTCTCTGTCTAGATCACTGTGGGTCTctgtctagatcactgtgtgggtctctctctctagataacTGTGTGGGTCGCTCTCTCGCGATCACTgtgtgggtcactctctctctctcgatcactggGTGGGTCTCTCTAGATCAATGTGTGGGTCTCACTCTAGATcaatgtgtgggtctctctctgtctctctctggatcactgtgtgggtctccctctggatcactgtgtgggtctctctctggatcactgtgtgggtctctctctagatcactgtgtgggtctctctctagatcactgtgtgggtctctctgtctctctaggtcacggtgtgggtctctccctctctcgatcactgtgtgggtctctctctctctctagatcactgcgtgggtctctgtctctctttagATTACTGTGTGCatctctccctctagatcactgtgtgggtctctctctctctctctagatcactgtgtgggtctaccTCTCTTGATCACTGtgtaggtctctctctctcttggtcattgcgtgggtctctccctctagatcactgtgtgggcctctctctgtctagatcattgtgtgggtctctctctagatcagtcTGTGGGTCTCtcactagatcactgtgtgggtctcactctagatcactgtgttggtctctctctctctagatcatgtgtgggtctctctctctcactagatctgtgtgggtctctctctccctcaagatcactgtgttggtctctctcaagatcactgtctgtgtctcgccttctagatcactgtgtgggacttTCTCTCTCCAGATCACTGCGTGGGtcgctctctctctagatcactgtgtgggacttTCTCTCTCTAGAaatactgtgtgtctctctctctagacCAATCTGTGGGTCTCACTGTCTGTAGATCAGTGTGATGGTctatctctagatcactgtgtgggtctctctctctctctagatcattgtgtgggtcactctctgcatcactgtgtcggtctctctcgatcactgtgtgggtctctccctctctAGATCACAGTGTGGgtatctctctagatcactgtgtgggtcactCACGCTCTAGATCACTGCGTGGgtctccctctagatcactgtgtgggtctctctctctagatcactgtgtgggtctctctctagatcactgtgtgggtcactctctctccaGATCACTCTGTGGGTTTCTCtgcctctagatcactgtgtggatcGCTCTCTAGatcactgcgtgggtctcactctctctctagatcactgtgcggGTCTCtcactctagatcactgtgtgggtctctctctctagatcactgcgtGCGTCACTCTCtcgagatcactgtgtgggtctctctctttcTAGATCACTGTGTGCTTCTCCCTCCAGATCGATGTGTGGGTCTCGCTCTTTCTAGATcactgtgggtctctctctctctctctctctagatcactgtgtgggtctctctctctagatcactgtgtgggtcactctctcgagatcactgtgtgggtctctctctctctctctctctagatcactgtgtgcgtCTCCCTCCAGATCGATGTGTGGGTCtcgctctctctagatcactgtgggtctctctctctctctagatcactgtgtgggtctctctctctctctctctctctctagatcactgtgtgcgtCTCTCCCTCGAGGTCTCTGCGTGGGTCTTTCTCTTTCTAGATCACTAtgtgggtctctgtctctctctagatcactgtgtgggtctctctctctaggttACTGTGTGGGtcactctctagatcactgtgtgggtctctctctagattaCTGTGTggatctctctctctagatcacggtgtgggtctctctctcgatcactgtgtgggtctctctctagatcactgtgtgggtctctctctctaggttACTGTGTGGGtcactctctagatcactgtgtgggtctctctagatcactgtgtgggtctctctctagatcactgtgtggcctAACCCTAGATCACTGCGTGGATCTCTCTCTAGAttcctgtgtgggtctctctctctccagatcactgtgAGGGTCTCTCTTTCCCTAGATCACgctgtgggtctctctctagatcactgtgtgggtctctctctctcttgatcactgtgtaggtctctctctctcttggtcattgcgtgggtctctccctctagatcactgtgtgggtctctctctgtctagatcactgtgtgggtctctgtctctctagatcactgtgtgggtctctctctttctagatcactctgtgtgtctctctgtctctagatcactgtgtgggtctctctcttactagatcagtgtgggtctctctctccctcaagatcactgtgtgggtctccctCAAGATCACTGTCTGCGTCTCGCCTTCTAGATCACTCTGTGGGACTttctctctccagatcactgtgggtcgctctctctctagatcactgtatgggtctctctctctctagatcactgtatgggtctctctctctctctagatcactgtgtgggtctctctctctagatcactgtatgggtctctctctctctctagacccctgtgtgggtctctctctctctagatcactatgtGAGTCACTCTCTCTCTAGATGACAGTCTGGGTgtctccctctagatcactgttggtctctctctctctccagatcattGTGTGGGTCTTTCTCCCTAGATCACTGTGTCGgtctctctccagatcactgtgtgcgtctctccctcgagatcactgtgtgggactttctctctctagatcactgtgtgggtctctctctagacccctgtgtgggtctctctctctctagatcactatgtgggtctctctctctctagatgactggctgggtctctctctagatcactgtgtgggtctctccctctagatcactgtgtgggtctcgcactctctagatcactgtggttctctctctctctctctagatcactgtgtgggtctttctctctctctctctagatcactgcgtgtgtctctctcttgatcactgtgtgggtctctctgtgtctagatcgctgtgtgggtctctctctccccagatcactgtgtgggtgtctctctctctccagatcactgtgtgggtctctctttctctagatcactgtgtgggattCTCTCTTgatcactgtgagactctctctagatcactgtgtgtctctctctctagatcactgtgtgggtctctgtctctctagatcactgtgtgggtctctctttttctctagatcactgtgtgggtctctgtctctccctgtatcactgggtgggcctgtctctctctagatcacggtGTTGATCTCTCCCTAGAtcactgtgtgagtctctctccagaTCAATCGGTGGGTCTctgtctctagatcactgtgtgggtctcgccctctctagatcactgtgggtCACTCTCAAGATCACTGTCTGCGTTTCGccttctagatcactgtgtggaactttctctctccagatcactgtgtgggtcgctctctctctagatcactgtgtgggtctctctctttctagatcactgtgtgggtctctctctctagatcactgtatgggtctctctctctctagatcactgttggtctctctctctctctagatcattgTGTGGGTCTTTCTCCCTAGATCACTGTGTCGgtctctctccagatcactgtgtgcgtctctccctcgagatcactgtgtgggactttctctctctagatcactgtgtgggtctctctctagacccctgtgtgggtctctctctctctagatcactatgtgggtcactctctctctagatgactgtctgggtctctctctagatcactgtgtgggtctctccctctagatcactgtgtgggtgtcgcactctctagatcactgtgtgcgtCTCTGTCTCTCCCGAGATCACTGGGTGGGtctgtctctctctagatcactgtgtgggattCTCCCTTGATCACTGTGAGACTTTCTctcgatcactgtgtgggtctctctctctctcgatcactgtgtgggtctctgtctctctagatcactgtgtgggtctctctgtctcaagatcactgtgtgggtctcgctCTCTCTAGATCACCGTGTGGGTCTTTCTCTCTCTGgaccactgtgtgggtctctctctagatcactgtgtgggtctctatcTGGATCActttgtgggtctctctctctctctctagatcactgtgtgggtctctctctctctctatatatcactgtgtgggtctctctctctctagatcactgtgtgggactctctctagatcactgtgtgggtctctctctctagatcactgtgtgggactctctctctagatcactgtgtgggtctctctctctctagatcactgtgtgggtctctctctctctctctctctctctcgagatcaCTGTGTGGATCTCTCTCTCAAGATCACtgcgtgggtctctctctctcgatcactgtgtgggtctctctctcgctagatcactgtgtgggtctctctctctagatcaccgtGTGGTACTCCCTCTCTCTAGATCGCTGTGTGGTCTCTCTctttagatcactgtgtgggtctctctctctagatcactgtgtgggactctctctctagatcactgtgtttgtctctctctctctagatcactgtgtgagtctctctctctctctagatcactgtgtggatctctgtctctagatcactgtgtgggtctctctctctagatcactgtgtgagtgtctctctctctagatcactacgtgggtctctctctctagatcactgtgtgggtctctctcttgctagatcactgtgtgggtctctctagatcactgtgtggtcctctctctctctagatcactgtgctgttctctctctctctagatgtcCGTGTGGGACACTcggtctctagatcactgtgtggga
This Scyliorhinus torazame isolate Kashiwa2021f chromosome 11, sScyTor2.1, whole genome shotgun sequence DNA region includes the following protein-coding sequences:
- the LOC140386065 gene encoding uncharacterized protein encodes the protein MNIVQDWGQDRSNKGIGVPAPCPGTRQKERHSQQAVFKQREGPYHRKCPTRNGYREFSQSACSARLSAQSSGQHRKGRRFGTAAVHQTVRRNGNGQPYSSNEYGTEGLSRWSDQPAASRWSGQSGASRWSGQSGASRWSGQSGASRWSGQSGASRWSGQSGASRWSGQSGASRWSGQSGASRWSGQSGASRWSGQSGASRWSGQSGASRWSGQSGASRWSGQSGASRRSGQPEASQWSGQPEASQWSGQSEASQWSGQSGASQWSGQSGASQWSGQPEASQWSGQPEASHWSGQPETSQWSGQPEASQWSGQPEASQWSGQSEASQWSGQPEASQWSGQSQSSWQSYQPPQAGRGRRGWNANSGSQGGLNAHRQWDN